The Pirellulales bacterium DNA window CCGCCGCCGCTCGACCGTTTGCAACGGGGTACACGGTGACGGTCTTCCCGTCGAGTGCCGCGCGGTGATAGTTGAGGATGTCGAAACGCGTGCCGGCCGCGGCTGCCACTTGGCGCGCGTCGTCCAGCATCGCCACTACATAGCGCTCGGGGAAGCGAATCTGGGCGTCGTAATAGGAACAAAGCCAACGGTATTGGGAACTGACGTCGATCGCGTCTTCTTGCGTGCGGCGGTGCGTGGCGTGGTGCGGGAGGTCAGGATCGCGCGCGTACGCGTCGTACATCCGCAATCCCATCTGCACGAGCCACAGTCCGCGAGGCTTAACGGTCTTCGCGGGGCGCCCCGGCCGGGCCGCGCGCCCCCCTTTGAACAAGAATCGTTCGGCCGAGCGCCACAGCCCGCCGAAGCGGTTTTCGATAGGAATAAACAGCCGCAGCGGCCGGACGAATTGCGGAGCCAGCCGCAACAGCCGCGTCCGCTCGGCGAGCGATTCGCGCACCAGGTCGAACTCGCCGTATTCCAGGTAGCGGAGTCCGCCGTGAATCAAACGCGAGGCGTAGGCCGTGGCGCCATAGGCCAGGTCGGCCGTGTCAACGAGCACAACGGGCATGCCATTGAGCACCAATTCGCGCGCAATCGCGGCGCCATTGATACCGGCGCCAAGAATGAGAACGGGTTGCTGTGCGGTCATGCCCTAACAATCTAGCGAGGAGCGGCGAATAGAGAAGCCGAATCGTCGCGTGGGGTCGCACCGCTTCACTAAATGAAGCGCGGCCAGAGCCACTGCATGCCGTGTCATGCGCGTTCTCACGTCGCGGCGCAGAAACCCTCAGGAACCGCGGGAGAATGGCCCACGACGGCACTGCCGCGCCGTGAAAGATACGGCCGCAGAACATTTGCTAGCTTCGCGACGGCCGGCGGTTCGAGCATCGTGAGATGGCCGCCCGGCACTTCGACGGTCGTGAGGCCGCCCTGGGCCCACGGGCCCCAACCCAGATCCGGATCGGCGTGCATCGGCGTAGATTGCTCGGTGGCGCGGATGACGAGCAAGGGGGCGGAGAGCGGCTGCGGTCGATACTCCACGACAGCTCGCATGTTCGCCTCGAAGACGTCAAAGACGGCGCGAGCGCCGTGGGGCGTGGCGCCGGCCAGCAAGATCCGTGCGTTTGCGGCCCGCTCTTGAAAGTACTCGACTTGTTTATCGATCGGCAGGTCGCGCAGCCGCCGCAATGTCGCGGCATCCTCGCCGGGAAACATCATTTGCAGCAGCGGCACGAGATCGTTCTCATCGAACTGCCGATCGGCGCTGGGAATGCCGGCATCGATCAGTCCGACCAGCGCGACTTCGTCTCCCTGGTCGCGAAGCTGTCGCGCGACTTCAAAGGCGATGACGCCGCCTGTGGACCAGCCGCACAAGCGATAGGCTCCCGTGGGCTGGATCGATTGAATGGCGCGGACGTAGTCCGCGGCCATGCTCTCGATCGAATCCTGCGGTGCTTCGGTCCCGTCGATACCCCGCGCTTGAATCCCGTAGAGCGGCACGTCGGCGTCGAGCTGTTGCGCCAACTCCAAATAGCAAAACACGGTGCCGCCCGCCGGATGGATGCAAAACAGCGGCGCTTGTGTTCCCTGCGACCGGATGGGTGCGACCAAATTGCTGGCGCCGGCAGGGGGCGCTTGCCGCAGCAGCCGCGCGAGATGCTCGACCGTTGGCTCTTCGAAGAGAGCGGCCAAGGGCAATCGTCGGCCGAATTCCTCGCCCATGCGGGCGAGCAACGCCACGGCCAGGCTGGAATGCCCGCCGAGTTCCAGAAAGCTATCGGTAACGCCGACCGGTTCCACGCCCAAGACTTGCGACCAGACGTTCGCCACGCGCTGTTCCCAGATATCGCGCGGCGCCACGTAGGGATGTACGGAATCGGGGCGAGGCGACAAGGCAGGGGGGAGCAACGCCGTGTCAATCTCGCCTGTTGCGATGCGGGGCAATTTGTCGAGAGCGACCCAGGCGGTAGGTATCATCGCCGCCGGCACGCGGTCGGCCAGGAAGCGACGCGCCTCTTCGATCACGAGCGCGTTGCGATTCTGGATGAGGGCCATGGCTGTATTCGCCGCGGGCACCACATAAGCCGCCAGGCGGCCTGCTCCCGCGCGGTCGGTATAACCAATCGCGGTGGCGTCATGGATCGAAGGACAGAGTCGTAGTATCGCGGCGACTTCCCGCGGATCGAACCATGTTCGCCCGATCCGCATCGTCTCGCGCGATTCGACCGGCGCCTCGTTTGCAGGACACTCGACGCCGCGACACCAGGCTGGGCCCAAGTATTCGATTTCGCCGTCGGGTTGACGGGCCGCATGGTAGCCGGTGTCGCGAAGCATTCGTACCCCGCGCGGATCGAGCGGGTCGACTATACAATCGTGTCGTGGTTGTCCGCCGCGGATCGCCGTGGCGGCGGTGCGAGGCTTCGCGGCGATCCACAGCCGGCCGGGCATGCCTAGCGGAGTTGGCTGCCGCGCGGCGTCTAAGACGCGCAGGCTGGGTACTTGCTCGTCGAGGCAATCCAGCAATTCCAATTCACCGCGTTCGACTAGCGCCAGTTCACGGACGCGCGCCTCGGGCCGCAGGGCAATGCCGCGGAGCAGCACGGCGACTTGATCGAGCAATCGCGCCGCAATCTCGTCGCTGTAGATTTGGCGGTCGTACAACAATCGCAGCATGAACTCCCGCCCCGGTAGAACGACCAGCGTCAGTGGAAATGCCGACGTGGTCGTACCATGCACGCGGCTGACAGCGATGTTCGCGACCGTGAACTCTTCGACGGCATGGAGCGGGTAGTTCTCGTAAACCACCAGCGAATCAAACAGTCGGCCAGCGCGGCGTCCCGCAGCTTGGGCGATCCGCTCCAGCGAACAATGCTCGAACGGTTGCGTCTCGACTTGCAACTCGTTCAGGCGCTTCGACAAGGCCATCACCGGTTCGTCGAGCGATACGGCCGCTCGACGCAGTACATTATTGGCAAATGGGCCGACGATCGTGTCGACATGGGGCACCTCGTGGGGGCGCCCGGAAACGGTGACGCCGAACAATACGTCGTCGCACGCGGCATGCCGTGCCAAGAGGATCGCCCAGGCGGCTTCGACCAGGGCATTGGTGCCGACGCGCGCCGCTTGGGCTCGTTGGGCCAGTCGCGCGCTTTCGATGGCCGAGAGCCGTAGTTCGCAGGCGGCATGACCGTCGTTCGCGCCGGACGTGGACGCGTCGCCGATCGGCAGCGGCGTGACGCCGACGCTACCTCGCAGTTGTTCCCGCCAGAAACTTCGAGCGGCCGCTTCATCCTGGGCGGTAAGCCACTTCAGATAGTCGGCAAACGAGGGGGCGGGTGCGGCGGGGTCCGTTTGGCCCGCCGCCAATTCCGCGTAACGCTCGAACGCCTCGCGCAGCACGATGCCGGCGCACCATCCATCAGAAACCAGGTGATGGCAGGTCCAGACGAACAGCCATTCCCGGTCGCTCAACCGCGCCAGATCACAGCGCGAGAGTGGCGGCCGCGTGAGGTCGAAGCCGGCCGCGCGCGTTGCGCGCAGCAGCATCTCGCGTAATTTCCGTTCTTCGGTCGGCGTTTGCTGCCGCCAATCGTGCTCGTTCCAGGGTAATTCGACGGTGCGACGCACCACTTGCAGCGGCTTCTTCAAGCCTTCCCAGGCAAAGCCGGTGCGCAAGAGCGCGTGCCGCGCGGCGACGTCGTCCCAGGCGTGGCGAAACATTGCGGCATCGAGCGATCCACTAATCGTGCAATGAAACTGCACCGTAAGGAGCTCCGACCGCGGATGGGCGAGTGCATGCGCGAGCATTAGCTCCTGCAGCGGCGCCAGCGGCCAGATGTCGCTCACGTTCTTCATGGCATTTTGAGCTTGCATCGATTTCGCTAGCCTCGTGCCAGCAGTTGTTGCAATGCGTCGAATTCCGATTGATCGACGTTGGCCAAGGGGAAGTCGCTGGCCGACGCCGCCTGCGCGTCCGCTTCGCCGCAACTTTCCACCAGGGCCCGCAGTGCGGCCAGATATTTCGCCGCCAAGCGCTCGATCGTTGCCTGACGATGCCAGGCATGGCTGTAATGCCACGCGACCTGCAACTGCCCGTCGCGCACGACGGCAATAATTTCCCACACATGCCGCCGCCGCGAGCGCGGGCTTACGAGCGGCCCCGGCGATTCGGGGGCGAGCGTGAAATACGTGTCGGACGCGAGTGTATTGTCCAGGTTGCCGAGGAAGTTGAAACAGACTTCCGGCTGGCCGACGTTGGCCAGTTGCTGCTGCGTGTCGCGATCAGTCGACAACCAGCGCAGCATGCCGTATCCCAGTCCTGCCTGAGGGACCGCGCGAAACTGCTCTTTTACCGAGCGGACCAGAGCGCCGAGGGACCCGCCCGGCGGCACCTCGAACCGCGCCGGATAGAGCGCGGTGAACCAACCCACGGTGCGCGACAGGTCGACGTCGGCGAATAAGTCTTCGCGGCCGTGCGATTCGAGATTGATATGCAACGGACCGCTGCTGCAATAATCGCGCAGCACCTGCACGAGCGCGGCCAAAAGCAACTCGTGCGTTCGCGCGCGGTAGGCCGCCGCGGCGTCGTGCAGCAAACCCTCGGTCGTGGCCGCGTCAAGCGTTTTACGAATCACACCGGCCGAAGCAACGAGGTTCTCCCCCTCGTGCCTTTCCCGCGCCAGTGGCTTCACGCGATCCGCGGTCGCGAGCCATAGGGCGCGCTGGCTGCGCACGTCGTCGCTATCGGCCAACTGGGTCAGGCGGCGCGACCATTCGACGACCGGGGTCGTCTTCGCGGGCAGTTGGACCGGCAAGCCCGCAGCCAATTGGTGGCAAACGAGATCCAGATCGGCGAGCAGAATGCGCCAACCGACCGCATCGACGACCAGGTGGTGCATCACGCACAACAAGCGCGCCGGCTGCTCCGCACCGCAATCGAAATATACGAAGCGCGCTACCGGTCCGTGAGCCAGGTCGAGCCCCACTTGTGCCGTTGCCGCGGCATGCTCGATGGCGACCGATTGCTCGGGCTCGTTGAGGCGCGCGAGGCGGATCACTTCCAGAATCGGTTCCGACGCCGGCGGCGCGATCTCTTGCGACCAGATGCCGCTAGCATCGCGTTCGTAACGGGCGCGCAACTGGTCATGGTGCGCGAGAATTTCTTGCAGGGCCTGCTCAATGATTTCTGGCGTGGCTTGCGATGAAACGGCGAGCATCACCGCCTGGTTATGATGATGCGGATCGACCTCGGCGAGCGCGAAAAATTCGTGCTGGATCGGCAATAGCGAAACCGGCCCGATCACAGGTTCCTGCGGGGCGCACGTGACAGGCGCTGCGAGAGCGACGCGGGCCAACTCGGCGATCGTTTGATTCTGAAACAGTTGCTTGGGTGTGATCTTCCAGCCGGCGGCGCCCGCTCGGGCGACGACCTGGATGCTGCGGATCGAATCGCCGCCCATATCGAAAAAATTGTCGTGGATACCGACTTCGCTTCGGCCCAGCACTTCGGTCCAAATCTTGACCAGGACCCGCTCGGCGTCCGTTGTCGGTGGCGCCATCGGCGGGCGTTGCTCACAGCGACCCCACGATGGATCCGGCAGCGCAGCGACATCGATTTTCGCGCATGACAGCCGCGGCAATTCGGCAAGAACCACCAGCGCTGCCGGCAGCATGTGGCCCGGCAGTCTCGCCGTGAGAAACTCGTGGAGTTCTGTTTCGCGAACGAGCGGTTCGCCGCAGCCGACATAAGCGGCCAGGCGCCGACTGTCGCCTGGCCCGCGCGGTACGACGATTGCTTCGCGCACTTGCGGATGCAACTGCAACACCGCTTCGATCTCAGCTGGCTCGACGCGATAGCCGCGCACTTTGAGCTGCCGGTCGACGCGCCCCAGAAACTCGATGTTGCCGTCGGCCAGATAGCGCACCAGGTCGCCCGTGCGATACATGCGGGCGTCTGACCCGCCGACAAAGGGATCGACCAGGAAACGCTCGCTGGTCAGTTCCGGCCGGCGAAGGTAGCCGCGTGCCACGCCCGCGCCGCCGATGTACAGTTCACCCGGCACGCCGAGGGGGAGCGGTTGCTGAAACTCGTCGAGCACATAGAGTCGCGTGTTGGCGATCGGGCGACCGATGGGCAATACGCTCGACGCCGTGGCCGGCAGCCCGTCGGCCGGATCGAACAGCGTGCTCGTGATCGTGACCTCGGTGACTCCGTAGGCGAACAGAAAGCGACAGGCATCGCCGGTTGCGGCGCGCCAGCGTTCGACTTGTTCGGTCGCG harbors:
- a CDS encoding condensation domain-containing protein, whose translation is MQAQNAMKNVSDIWPLAPLQELMLAHALAHPRSELLTVQFHCTISGSLDAAMFRHAWDDVAARHALLRTGFAWEGLKKPLQVVRRTVELPWNEHDWRQQTPTEERKLREMLLRATRAAGFDLTRPPLSRCDLARLSDREWLFVWTCHHLVSDGWCAGIVLREAFERYAELAAGQTDPAAPAPSFADYLKWLTAQDEAAARSFWREQLRGSVGVTPLPIGDASTSGANDGHAACELRLSAIESARLAQRAQAARVGTNALVEAAWAILLARHAACDDVLFGVTVSGRPHEVPHVDTIVGPFANNVLRRAAVSLDEPVMALSKRLNELQVETQPFEHCSLERIAQAAGRRAGRLFDSLVVYENYPLHAVEEFTVANIAVSRVHGTTTSAFPLTLVVLPGREFMLRLLYDRQIYSDEIAARLLDQVAVLLRGIALRPEARVRELALVERGELELLDCLDEQVPSLRVLDAARQPTPLGMPGRLWIAAKPRTAATAIRGGQPRHDCIVDPLDPRGVRMLRDTGYHAARQPDGEIEYLGPAWCRGVECPANEAPVESRETMRIGRTWFDPREVAAILRLCPSIHDATAIGYTDRAGAGRLAAYVVPAANTAMALIQNRNALVIEEARRFLADRVPAAMIPTAWVALDKLPRIATGEIDTALLPPALSPRPDSVHPYVAPRDIWEQRVANVWSQVLGVEPVGVTDSFLELGGHSSLAVALLARMGEEFGRRLPLAALFEEPTVEHLARLLRQAPPAGASNLVAPIRSQGTQAPLFCIHPAGGTVFCYLELAQQLDADVPLYGIQARGIDGTEAPQDSIESMAADYVRAIQSIQPTGAYRLCGWSTGGVIAFEVARQLRDQGDEVALVGLIDAGIPSADRQFDENDLVPLLQMMFPGEDAATLRRLRDLPIDKQVEYFQERAANARILLAGATPHGARAVFDVFEANMRAVVEYRPQPLSAPLLVIRATEQSTPMHADPDLGWGPWAQGGLTTVEVPGGHLTMLEPPAVAKLANVLRPYLSRRGSAVVGHSPAVPEGFCAAT
- a CDS encoding amino acid adenylation domain-containing protein; this translates as MTESASPSMVISPERFASLSPAKRALLLRLQAEKQAPKAVDCPRRDPSDPVPLSFGQERLWFLDQLEPGNPFYNVAIATRLAGELDADLLAAALHAVIQRHEALRTVFRAVADRPEQIVCPTIRFQLARDDFSAVPGPARDEALAQAQAAEAVRPFDLAHGPLIRARLVRLARDEHVLLLTLHHIICDGWSLAVLRQEIAEQYAALRAGRKHVLPELPLQFSDYAIRERQAAGDPVTAAHLQYWREQLTELPGPLALPLDYPRPAVQAYRGATRRLRLTGPLVGDLRRLAAEENGTLCMVLLAAFQVLLARYARQHDVCVGMPIAGRTRPELERLIGFFVNTLVIRGRLEKDLGFRDFLKQLRATMLDAYEHQELPFSRLVEELMPQRDLGRSPLVQVMFVLQNIPLAPRQVAGLTITDNSFDHAPVSNFDLTLNVDEHPDRLDLSLVYNTDLFAPTTIDAMLEAYRVLLTAIVSNRDCAVFELPLLSAAAKRQQLEHWNATAVPFPDRRCIHELFVEQAQRTPNAIALRFEQQEVTYQQLECRSNQLARYLIQRRVTSDVPVGVCLGRSPEVIVAILAILKAGAGYLPIDPLYPQARRAAMIEDARLQIVVTDSEVSSCLPPGDYQRILVDADAKKIAAFSEATLPPNARPDDVAYIIYTSGSTGQPKGVEVPHRGLVNHATELARRAALRPGDALLQYLSLSFDAAVEEIFPTLSSGATLHMHPSPAELSGRVLLDWSREQGVNVLHLPAVVWSSLVDETAKSAGAATRHLKTVIVGGDSIATEQVERWRAATGDACRFLFAYGVTEVTITSTLFDPADGLPATASSVLPIGRPIANTRLYVLDEFQQPLPLGVPGELYIGGAGVARGYLRRPELTSERFLVDPFVGGSDARMYRTGDLVRYLADGNIEFLGRVDRQLKVRGYRVEPAEIEAVLQLHPQVREAIVVPRGPGDSRRLAAYVGCGEPLVRETELHEFLTARLPGHMLPAALVVLAELPRLSCAKIDVAALPDPSWGRCEQRPPMAPPTTDAERVLVKIWTEVLGRSEVGIHDNFFDMGGDSIRSIQVVARAGAAGWKITPKQLFQNQTIAELARVALAAPVTCAPQEPVIGPVSLLPIQHEFFALAEVDPHHHNQAVMLAVSSQATPEIIEQALQEILAHHDQLRARYERDASGIWSQEIAPPASEPILEVIRLARLNEPEQSVAIEHAAATAQVGLDLAHGPVARFVYFDCGAEQPARLLCVMHHLVVDAVGWRILLADLDLVCHQLAAGLPVQLPAKTTPVVEWSRRLTQLADSDDVRSQRALWLATADRVKPLARERHEGENLVASAGVIRKTLDAATTEGLLHDAAAAYRARTHELLLAALVQVLRDYCSSGPLHINLESHGREDLFADVDLSRTVGWFTALYPARFEVPPGGSLGALVRSVKEQFRAVPQAGLGYGMLRWLSTDRDTQQQLANVGQPEVCFNFLGNLDNTLASDTYFTLAPESPGPLVSPRSRRRHVWEIIAVVRDGQLQVAWHYSHAWHRQATIERLAAKYLAALRALVESCGEADAQAASASDFPLANVDQSEFDALQQLLARG